A genomic region of Dethiosulfovibrio salsuginis contains the following coding sequences:
- a CDS encoding DUF6122 family protein, whose translation MLRHIIHYSFHFLVPFLLAKLFWRKEWRKAALIMVATMIIDLDHLLADPIFDPNRCSIGFHPLHTVWAGIFYCGLLLVPSWKWRAVSVGCLWHLCTDFIDCLLGGSWS comes from the coding sequence GTGCTGAGGCATATAATTCACTATTCATTCCACTTTTTAGTGCCGTTTCTACTAGCGAAGCTATTTTGGAGGAAAGAGTGGCGGAAAGCAGCTCTGATTATGGTGGCGACGATGATCATAGATCTGGACCACCTCCTGGCGGATCCAATTTTTGACCCCAATCGCTGTAGCATAGGTTTCCACCCCCTCCATACCGTATGGGCGGGGATATTCTATTGCGGCCTATTGCTGGTTCCGTCATGGAAGTGGCGTGCCGTATCGGTGGGATGCCTGTGGCATCTATGCACCGACTTTATCGATTGTTTGCTCGGTGGGTCGTGGTCCTAA
- a CDS encoding M48 family metalloprotease has protein sequence MVRKATAKISAFVALCALVIVLAVGPSEAKVSQGAMERAWERLSETTGFKASLHLEEKDETNAYITIENGAYKVVVFRGLLNVLETEDEIAGVLAHEMGHGIHGHLESAMKRNVGIGLLSVLLNELLDNDTVEVAIGLGATLAVQGYSREQEVEADDAGVEFSYKAGYSAWSLYNAIKRMADNGQVTSPSGFNSHPPTERRMTRLAAQAEGWEKSDVREKRKSKLPEKEAPKPKVLPVDGFDPNGSDQAKVISTYPIENGLKNVLGIIQRDGYGKYSSGRYKEAAASFARGVESYDGNYLAALWVARAYQRAGRKDEARRWVDLALSINEDYRPAKELKEELR, from the coding sequence ATGGTGCGGAAAGCAACAGCGAAGATATCGGCCTTTGTCGCCCTGTGTGCCTTGGTGATCGTCCTTGCCGTCGGTCCCTCCGAGGCCAAGGTCTCCCAGGGTGCCATGGAGAGGGCGTGGGAGCGGCTGTCCGAGACCACCGGATTTAAAGCGTCGTTACATCTGGAGGAGAAGGACGAGACAAACGCCTATATAACCATCGAAAACGGGGCCTATAAGGTCGTAGTATTTCGGGGGCTGTTGAACGTCCTTGAGACAGAGGACGAAATCGCAGGGGTTTTGGCCCACGAGATGGGGCACGGAATCCACGGCCATCTTGAGTCAGCCATGAAGCGAAACGTCGGTATCGGCCTCCTATCGGTTCTCCTGAACGAACTGCTGGATAACGACACGGTGGAGGTCGCCATAGGCTTAGGGGCTACCCTGGCGGTTCAGGGATACAGCAGGGAACAGGAGGTCGAGGCCGACGACGCCGGTGTGGAGTTCTCCTACAAAGCGGGATACTCCGCCTGGTCGCTGTACAACGCCATCAAAAGGATGGCCGACAACGGCCAGGTGACCTCCCCCAGCGGCTTCAACTCCCATCCCCCCACGGAGCGGAGGATGACCAGGCTTGCCGCCCAGGCCGAAGGATGGGAGAAAAGCGACGTCAGGGAAAAGAGAAAATCCAAGCTGCCCGAGAAGGAGGCCCCAAAGCCCAAGGTTCTACCGGTGGATGGCTTCGACCCAAACGGCTCCGACCAGGCTAAGGTCATATCCACCTACCCCATAGAAAATGGCCTCAAAAACGTCCTTGGCATAATCCAGAGGGACGGATACGGCAAATACTCCTCCGGCAGATACAAAGAGGCTGCGGCCTCCTTCGCCAGAGGGGTGGAATCCTACGATGGAAACTACCTGGCCGCCCTGTGGGTCGCAAGAGCCTACCAAAGAGCCGGACGGAAGGACGAGGCCCGCCGTTGGGTGGACTTGGCGCTGTCCATAAACGAGGACTACAGGCCAGCTAAGGAGCTTAAGGAGGAGCTGCGCTAG
- a CDS encoding nucleotidyltransferase family protein → MNNGELRDIDITPSQREQIVRLLGRYLPNTEVWVYGSRVSFTARLYSDLDMVVFASEEQVDSVFDLKEAFEESSLPFRVDLFVWDNLPERFHDNIKKNYVVLQKSGFSS, encoded by the coding sequence ATGAATAACGGTGAGCTGCGGGATATCGACATAACCCCCTCCCAGAGAGAGCAGATAGTTAGGCTGTTGGGACGGTATCTTCCAAACACCGAGGTCTGGGTTTATGGCTCTAGGGTAAGTTTCACGGCGAGGCTTTATTCCGATCTTGATATGGTGGTTTTTGCCTCTGAAGAGCAGGTCGATTCGGTGTTTGACCTTAAGGAGGCTTTTGAGGAGAGCTCCCTGCCCTTCAGAGTTGACCTGTTCGTTTGGGATAATCTGCCCGAGCGGTTTCACGACAACATAAAAAAGAACTATGTGGTCCTGCAAAAAAGCGGCTTTTCCTCGTGA
- a CDS encoding HI0074 family nucleotidyltransferase substrate-binding subunit translates to MDFDQFKKAIRRFEEMLNAYKDDNADRSDLEREAIQDSLVKRFEYSLEVAWKSCKRYLHEEGFAEAASGSPKSIIRLAGEAGIVGAVENWIRYINARQSTSHDYSAEKADQVLAVVEDFYGDVVDLYQALSGDTWA, encoded by the coding sequence ATGGACTTTGACCAATTTAAAAAGGCCATAAGACGATTTGAGGAGATGCTCAACGCGTATAAGGACGATAACGCCGATCGTAGCGATCTGGAGCGAGAGGCTATTCAGGATTCTTTGGTTAAACGGTTTGAGTATTCTCTTGAGGTTGCCTGGAAAAGCTGTAAGCGCTATCTTCACGAAGAGGGCTTTGCTGAGGCCGCAAGCGGAAGCCCAAAGTCGATTATCCGTCTCGCCGGAGAGGCCGGTATTGTCGGGGCGGTGGAAAACTGGATTCGCTATATCAACGCTCGTCAGAGCACGTCCCACGACTACTCTGCGGAAAAGGCCGATCAGGTGTTGGCGGTCGTAGAAGATTTCTACGGAGACGTTGTCGATCTTTATCAGGCCCTGAGCGGAGATACATGGGCATGA
- a CDS encoding sulfurtransferase — protein sequence MGFRAIVGFVLLMTPLLSHSVAFSEEIDTNRLEEIIGGGHCVLVDTRDSDAFNGWRLGDVSRGGHIAGAVNFSASWLDIDSKDGEEVLNQALSDKGIAKDKKVVLYDINGRDAAKVKGWLEGRGFSDILTYDAKKWIDDLARPVESLPGYGLLVPAEVLKDLVDGKRPETFENAGKVIILEASWGEEKNSYAKGHIPGAVHVDTDWVEPPVERLLKGEDKPVTMWILASDDKLMDLAKRLGVSASDTVVVTGENQMAAYRVAFVMEYLGVEDVRVLNGGIGSWVRGGYSLDTDSVKAEPIDDFGRTSPGRPEILDSLDQTKEKLASDDGFVLVDIRTWDEHIGEVSGYSYHHRKGRIPGSVFAYAGKTDSNSLDYYRNLDGTMREPRDILSMWESCGVDTSKHLSFMCGSGWRAAEVWFYARAMGLDNTSMFSDGWIGWSNEGYPFETGEPVR from the coding sequence ATGGGTTTCAGAGCGATAGTAGGGTTTGTCCTTTTGATGACGCCGCTTTTGTCCCACTCGGTGGCTTTTTCCGAGGAGATCGACACGAATCGGTTGGAGGAGATTATCGGTGGAGGGCACTGCGTCCTGGTCGACACCAGAGACAGCGATGCCTTTAACGGCTGGAGGCTGGGAGATGTCTCCAGAGGAGGCCATATCGCCGGTGCGGTCAATTTCTCCGCTTCCTGGCTCGACATTGACAGCAAGGACGGAGAAGAGGTTTTGAATCAGGCTTTGTCCGACAAGGGAATCGCAAAGGACAAAAAGGTGGTGCTGTACGATATAAACGGTCGTGACGCCGCCAAGGTTAAGGGATGGCTCGAAGGCAGAGGCTTTAGCGATATATTAACCTACGATGCTAAAAAATGGATCGACGACCTGGCCCGTCCTGTGGAGAGTCTGCCTGGCTACGGTCTATTGGTTCCTGCTGAGGTGCTGAAGGACCTTGTGGACGGCAAGAGGCCGGAGACCTTCGAAAACGCCGGAAAGGTCATTATACTGGAGGCCAGCTGGGGAGAGGAAAAGAACTCTTACGCCAAGGGCCATATACCTGGTGCAGTTCACGTCGATACCGACTGGGTGGAACCTCCGGTAGAACGACTCTTAAAGGGCGAGGATAAACCTGTGACCATGTGGATCTTGGCCTCCGACGATAAGCTGATGGACCTGGCCAAGAGGCTTGGCGTTTCCGCGAGCGATACCGTCGTCGTTACCGGTGAAAACCAGATGGCGGCCTATAGGGTGGCCTTTGTCATGGAGTATCTGGGAGTCGAAGACGTCAGGGTCCTCAACGGTGGCATAGGTAGCTGGGTACGTGGGGGATACTCGTTGGACACCGATAGCGTCAAGGCCGAGCCCATCGACGACTTCGGCAGAACATCCCCTGGCAGGCCTGAAATATTGGACTCTCTTGACCAGACCAAGGAAAAACTTGCTAGCGACGATGGCTTTGTATTGGTGGACATAAGGACCTGGGATGAGCATATCGGTGAGGTCTCGGGATACTCCTATCACCACAGAAAGGGACGTATTCCAGGCTCCGTCTTTGCCTACGCAGGTAAGACCGACTCCAACTCTCTGGACTACTATCGCAACCTGGACGGAACCATGAGAGAGCCTAGAGATATTCTCTCCATGTGGGAGAGCTGTGGCGTCGATACGTCAAAGCATCTATCGTTTATGTGCGGTAGCGGCTGGCGGGCCGCGGAGGTCTGGTTCTACGCTAGGGCCATGGGCCTTGATAATACCTCTATGTTCAGCGACGGTTGGATAGGATGGAGCAACGAAGGATATCCCTTCGAAACAGGGGAGCCGGTAAGATAG
- a CDS encoding 4Fe-4S binding protein: MGNTKLVAVAYSPTGTTLKVLEGIRSGWGEPSEILNVTAPCDRTNGPIAGDIVVVGVPVYSGRIPKEVRSFLETLRGDGRPAVAVVVYGNRHYDDALLELGNTLLGSGFKVVAGGAFIGEHSFATEEYPTAMGRPDQDDMAQAQSFGRAVREICLGGLDDIAEVELPGKEPYKEPSVMPEGSPDTIVEKCILCGKCASLCPVGAIDVIDPSVTDGVACTFCCACVKGCPTGARVLTLEPVASVGKRLWDNFSARREPEVFTPV; encoded by the coding sequence TTGGGAAACACGAAGCTCGTGGCGGTGGCATATTCGCCCACAGGGACGACGTTAAAGGTCCTTGAGGGAATTCGTTCGGGGTGGGGAGAGCCCAGCGAGATATTGAACGTCACCGCTCCCTGCGACAGGACTAATGGACCTATCGCAGGGGATATAGTCGTCGTAGGAGTGCCGGTCTACTCCGGCCGAATCCCCAAGGAGGTCAGATCCTTTCTTGAGACCTTGAGAGGGGACGGACGGCCCGCCGTAGCCGTCGTTGTCTATGGAAACAGGCATTACGACGACGCCCTGCTGGAGCTGGGGAACACACTCCTTGGATCGGGGTTTAAGGTCGTGGCCGGTGGCGCTTTTATCGGAGAGCACTCCTTCGCCACGGAGGAATACCCCACCGCCATGGGACGGCCGGACCAGGACGATATGGCTCAGGCCCAGTCCTTCGGAAGGGCTGTCAGAGAGATCTGCCTTGGGGGCCTGGACGACATTGCGGAGGTGGAGCTTCCTGGAAAGGAGCCCTACAAAGAGCCATCGGTCATGCCCGAGGGCTCGCCTGATACGATCGTGGAGAAGTGTATCCTCTGCGGCAAGTGCGCCTCTTTGTGTCCAGTCGGGGCCATAGACGTCATTGATCCGTCGGTCACCGACGGAGTCGCCTGCACCTTTTGCTGTGCCTGCGTCAAAGGCTGTCCAACCGGAGCCAGGGTCCTGACCCTTGAACCGGTGGCGTCGGTTGGCAAAAGGCTATGGGATAACTTCTCCGCCAGAAGGGAGCCGGAGGTCTTTACACCTGTATAG